DNA sequence from the Antarctobacter heliothermus genome:
CGGGGATCAATATCGACACGATCCACTTTGCCTCTAACTCGGCCGCGATCCGCCCTGAAGAGGCTGAAGAACTGGCCGCGCTGGGCTATGCCATGCTGGAGGCGATTGCCGCAGACCCGCGTGAAGTGTTCCTGATCGAGGGCCACACCGACGCGCGCGGACATGAGGCGCACAACCTGTCGCTGTCGGACCGGCGCGCGGAGTCGGTGGCGCTCGCGCTGATCGAGTATTTCGGAGTGCCGCCAGAAAATATTGTGCTGCAAGGGTATGGTGAAAGCGATTTGCTGATCGTCACCGAAGCCGCCGAGCAGGCCAACCGTCGTGCCGCCGTGCGCCGCATTACGCCGCTGCTGACCGATCTGTAGCAGCAACAGACCAAGACAAGCCCCCGGTGCCTTTGGCTTCGGGGGCTTTCATTTGGTCCCGTGCGGGTCAGTCGATCAGCACGCCTTCGGTCACATAGACCGCGCGGTAGGTTTCCGGGCTGTTGTCTATGTGCAGCGTGCCGCGCAGGGTGATCTTTGTCGCCTCGGGCATGTCCGGCACGGCACGCTTCATCTTGACCTCCAGCGAGGGGCCATAGCCATTCTCGCCGCAAAAAGGGCAGTCCGCAGGGTCCGGAACCAGAAGAAAGCTGGAGACATAGGCCTGTGCCTCGACCGGGACGTAATAGCCGGTGATCTCAAAGCTGTCGGCCATGGCGCGGAGGTCATCCGGGATGATCTTGGCCACCGACCAACTGGTTTCGGTCTCTGTCTCTTTGTATTCGATCGCCTCGATCAGATTCCACGGATTGGCAAGAGCGGGCGGTGCAGTGACAAGAAGGGCAATCAGGGGCAGGGTGCGCATAAGACCTCCGACAAGATTGCGTCATGGTAGTGCGCGGCTGATCTGTGCGCCAGTCCAAGGGCGTACAGCGGCGCGTTTCTGCCCGGTTATGTATCGGTGTCGCAATGGGACGCGCGTGCGTCTGAATGGGTCGGGTGATGGCGGTTGGCCTTGCTGCGCAAGACCACCTTGCCCACCGTAACTTTCGCGATGGGACGCGAAAGTTACACCATCATCTCCTTGGTCGAGGATAGCGTCACATCCGGGTAATCGCGTTCGATCCGGTCGATGTCCCATTGCAGCCGCGTCAGATAGACCACGTCGCCGTCGTGGTCGTAGCTGATGTGTTGCTTGTTGGCGTTGATGAACTTTTCCACCGCGTCCTTGGCCCCGTGTACCCAACGGGCCGAGGTGAACTGAGACACGTCAAAACGGACCGGCAGGCCGTATTCCAGTTCGATCCGGCTGCCGAGCACCTCAAACTGCAAGGCCCCCACAACCCCGACGATAAAGCCAGAGCCGATCATCGGTTTGAACACCTTTGCCGCGCCCTCTTCGGCGAATTGCATCAGCGCCTTTTCAAGGTGCTTGGCCTTCATCGGGTCGCCCGCGCGCACGGTCTGCAACAGTTCCGGCGCAAAGGACGGAATGCCCGCAACCTTGAGCATTTCGCCCTCTGTCAGCGTGTCGCCGATGCGCAATTGCCCGTGGTTGGGGATGCCGATGATGTCCCCCGCCCATGCCTCTTCGGCCAGTTCGCGGTCCGAGGCAAGGAACAGTACCGGGTTGGTGATCGCCATCGGCTTTTTCGTGCGCACATGGGTCAGCTTCATCCCGCGGGTGAAATGCCCCGAGGCCATGCGGACAAAGGCCACGCGGTCGCGGTGCTTGGGGTCCATGTTGGCCTGCACCTTGAACACGAACCCGGTGACTTTGGTTTCCTCCGGCGCAATCGAACGTGGGCTGGCCTTTTGGATCTGCGGTTCGGGGCCGTAGGTGCCGATGCCGTCCATCAGTTCCTTGACGCCGAAAGAGTTGATCGCAGAGCCGAACCAGATCGGGGTCATGTGCCCCTCCAGTACCGACTGCGGGTCCAGTTTGGGCAGCAGTTCGCGCGCCATCTCGACCTCTTCGCGCAGCTGTTCCAGCAGGGCGGGGGGAATGTGATCCGCCATCCGGGGATCGTCGAGCCCCTCCAGCGTGATCGTCTCGGCCACCTTGTTGCGGTCGGCGCGGTCCATCAGTTCCAGCCGGTCGTTCAGCAGATCGTAGCAACCAAGGAAATCGCGGCCCATGCCGATGGGCCAGGATGCAGGCGTGACGTCGATGGCAAGATTTTCCTGAATCTCGTCAATGATGTCGAAGGTGTCGCGCGCTTCGCGGTCCATCTTGTTGCAGAAGGTCAGGATCGGAAGGTCGCGCAGGCGGCAAACCTCGAACAGCTTGCGGGTCTGGCTTTCCACGCCTTTCGCGCCGTCGATCACCATGACCGCGGCATCCACGGCGGTCAGCGTGCGATAGGTGTCCTCGGAAAAATCCGAGTGGCCGGGCGTGTCCACCAGATTGAACCGGAACTTGCCGAAATCAAACGACATGGCCGAGGCCGAGACAGAGATGCCCCGGTCCTTTTCCATCTGCATGAAGTCCGACCGCGTGCGCCGCGCCTCACCCTTGGCGCGGACCTGTCCGGCCATCTGGATCGCCCCGCCATACAGCAGGAACTTTTCCGTTAGCGTCGTCTTGCCGGCGTCCGGGTGCGAGATGATCGCAAAGGTCCGGCGGCGGGCGATTTCGGGCGGCAGGGGGGGGCGGTTGTCCAACATGCGCGCGATATAGACGTGGTGCGGGCCGGGGGCAATCGCCACTTCTTGTTGGGTCTTGGGATTGCCTGATCACTTGCGCCGACCATCAAAGCTGGGCAACATGGCGGGCACATATCAAGGCGCGGTCGTCACTAGTTTGGAATCCATCGCAATCAGCGCTGACCCAAGCAAGTCCTGTGACTGAGATGCGCATTCCCGCCCGCGGCAGGTTGACTCGAATTTTGCAACACATGAGAGTGCAGCCAAGATTTTTGCCGGCCACCGGATCCAGCCATTATCTCAACGAAATGATAAGTTGACACCGCAAGGAAATTCGAGAAATGCCCAGTCCCCAATCATATCAATACTACTATTCCCAGGGGACGAGTGACCCGGCGAACCCAGCCGACGCCGTTTTTCTCTCAGTGCGCCGACTGCCGTCGAAAACACTGTCACGGACTCCGAAGACGCAAGCCTGGATGACACGACCGCTGTCGGCGGTGCATTGGATTGGTCAGCAGCAGGTTTTCCGACGACTTTCTATGGGTACACAGACTCGGGCGATCCAATACTTCAAGTGACTGTATATGGGGACGATTATTTCTATATCTTGTCCGACAACGGCTCTTTGTCTGGAACGTCGTTTACCTTTAGTAACACGCAGCCCTATATGTACTGCTTTGCCGCCGGAACGATGATCGCGACGGATAATGGCGAAGTCGCGGTCGAGACGCTTAGGACGGGCGACAGTGTCCGCACCGCTGACGGTGCCGTCACGGCTGTCAAATGGATCGGCCGCCAGACAATGGTGCCTATGTTCGCAGGCGCCCGCTGCCAACCCGTCCGCATCCGCGCCGGTGCGCTGGGCCATGGTCTGCCGCACAGCGACCTGACGGTCACCGCCGACCATGGCATGGTGTTCTACCCCTCAAGTGGCGAAACGGTAGAGGAAGCCACGCAAGACGGTCTGGTGATCAACGCAAGCGCGCTGGTCAATGGGGGAGCGATTGATTGGCTGCCGATGGCGGAACTGCCCGACCGGTTCACCGTCTACCATATCGAAACCGCCGCTCATGACGTGATCCTTGCCAATGGCGCGGCGGCAGAGACATTCATTGATTACGCCGGGCGGCGGCAATTCGACAATTACGCCGAATATATCGCGCTATATGGCGACGACAGGGTGGTTGCGGAAAACCCGCTGCCCCGCATCAGCGCGGCGCGTCTGGTGCCACCTGCGATCCGAAAGCGGATTGAAGGGCACTCTGGCATTCGTCGTCAGGCGATCTGACCGGCCCGGCGATACTGCTGGTCCGGAGATGTCCCAAAACCGTGTCTTGAAAGCAGACCTCTTTCCTGTCATGGTGAACGTACCGTGAACATTTCGGAGGGGAAGACGATGGACCTGAGGGAAATTGCAGACGAACTGGTCGCCGGGTGCCGCGAAGGGCGCGAGCTTGAAAATCTCGACAAGATCTATGCCGCCGACGCGGTTTCGGTCGAGGCGATGCCGATGCAGGGCATGGACAGTGCCGAAACCCACGGGATTGACGGGATCAAGGGCAAACACGCCTGGTGGTCATCCACGTTCGAGGTGCTGGACGGTAAGGTCAGCGGCCCGTTCCTGCATGGCGACAACAGCTTTGCCGTGATTTTTGAGATGAAGGCCAAGCATCGCGACAGCGGTGAGGTCAGCGATATGCACGAGGTCGGCATCTACACTGTCGGTAACGGCAAGATCGTGCGTGAGGCGTTTTACTACACTATGTGATCGGGTCGGGCTGAATGGTACGGCTGTTCAACCGCCCGACGACTTGCGCAATACATCCGCCGCATCGGGGCGGTTCAGCAGGTGCTCTTCGACCTCCAGCGCGTGGGGATTGCTGCGGCGGTGGCCGGGCAGCAGATCGGACAGTTCAAGATCCTTGGGCAGGGCGGCGCGGGTGCGGGTGTCGACCAGCATGGATTCCGCTGCAATCCCTTCGGCATAGATGATCTGATGGGTATCGAACAGCATTTGGTAATAGTCCACAAACCCGCCCTTGCGCCGGGCGACGCTGTCGCCATTCACCAGGTGGCGCGCCCGGACCAACAGTTCAGACCGACCCGCGCCCAGATGGTCGCGGCGTTGGTAGATGAACAGACGGTGGTCGGGCGAAACCAGCAGATCGCGGGTGTTGTTCAGCACGCCCTCACGGATGCAGATCGGCGCAAAGGCCCCCACCGCGCGCACCGTCTGGTGGCCAAGCCAGCGGATCGGCTGCGGGCCGTCGTCGCGGGTCAGGATGCGGTCGCCGACGGTCAATTCTTCGACCGCGCGCTGTGCGCCATCGGCCAGCGTGATCATCGTCCCGGCCGTAAAGGACACGCAGGCAACTTGCGCATAACGGGGCAAGGCAGCCTCAACATCCACGCCAACCAAAACGTAGTCCGCGCGTGGCGTCATCGGGGCCAGCGGCAGCAGATAGACCTCTGCCGCGTTGCCTTCGCCATCAACCTCAACCAGTACAAGTGCCTCTGTCGTCTGGCCGTCACCGGACATGAAGGTCACGCAGCAATCCAGATGCAGATCGGACCCCGCTGCCCCCAACGCGCTGCCCTGCGCCACGCGAAAGGGCGGGGTGGCACCGGTGACCACACCCAGCGGTTTCAACACGGCCAGCGGCGACAGGCGATAAACATCGTCGTGCACAAGTTCATCGGCAAAACCAATGGCGTCGCCCAAGTTGGCACCATTCACCACGCGCAGCATGTCCGCGCGATAAACTTGCAGGCTTTGCGTGGCGCGGGTGGGATCAGATTGGGACATGGAACTTTCGCAACTGGGATGGGTGTCTGGATAGCCGCGGTTGCCCATTGTATGCCAGCACAATGTGGCTTCAAATAGCCGTATCTCCGATGTTTTGTCGGCACTTGAGAAACAGTATCATAGGGAGCAGGAAATGGATCTGGGTATTCGCGGCAAGCGGGCGCTGGTCTGCGCGTCTAGCAAGGGATTGGGGCGCGGTTGCGCCGAGGCGCTGGCAGAGGCGGGCGTTGACCTTGTCATGAACGCGCGCGGCAGTGACGCGCTGGAAGAGACGGCGCAGGATCTGCGCGACCGATACGGTGTGTCGATCACCACGGTCGCGGCGGACATCGTGTCCGAAGAGGGCCGCGCCAAGGTGCTGGAACAGGCGGGTGACGTCGACATCCTTGTGAACAATGCGGGCGGTCCGCCTCCGGGGATGTGGTCTGATTGGGGCCGTGAGGATTTCATCAAGGCGCTGGACGCCAACATGCTCACGCCGATCGCGTTGATGACGGCGCTCATGCCGTTGATGATCAACAAGGGGTGGGGCCGGGTGGTCAACATCACTTCTGTATCGGTCAAGGCACCGGTGGGTGTGCTGGGCCTGTCAAATTCGGCCCGCACCGGTTTGACCGGTTATGTCGCGGGCACCTCGCGGCAGGTGGCGCCCAAGGGCGTGATCGTGAACAACCTGCTGCCGGGCATCCATGCCACCGACCGCGCCGATGCGCTGGACGGGGCGGTGGTCAAAGCCAAGGGCATCACGCTGGAGGACGCCCGCGCCGAGCGGTTCAGCACCATTCCCGCCGGGCGCTATGGCACCCGTGAAGAGTTTGGCAAGATGTGCGCCTTTCTCTGCTCGCAGCACGCGGGATTCATCGTGGGCCAGAACATCCTGCTGGATGGCGGCGCCAGCAACATGACGATGTAAGCAGATGGCGCGCGGTCCGGACGGGCAAGGCGGCGGTGCGGGGTTTTCCCTTGCTGACCAGCTATTCAATGCCGACACCCTGCGCGATCTGGCGCAGGATTACGCAGTGCTGCCAGGTTTCGATACCGCGCGCTTTCACTCCGATGCTTTGGGCGGGCTGGAGGGACGCGGGTTGCTCCAGCGGCTCGACTGGATTGCGACCTGTGTCGAGGCGCAATTGCCAAAGGCGTTCCCGGCGATGGCAGAGGCGCTGGAGGCGGCCTTGCCCGATCCGCTGGACCCGTCGTTGACGGACGATGATTTCGGGCGGTTCATCCATGCGGTGCCGGGCATTCTGGTGGTGCGGCACGGGTTGGAGGATCACCGGGAGCGCGCGCTGGACCTCATTTACGAGGCCACGAAACGGTTCTCGATGGAGTTCTACATCCGCCCCTTCCTGAACCGCTGGCCGGATCAGACTTTGGCGCGGATGGACGACTGGGCGCGCGACAACAACTATCATGTGCGGCGGCTGGTGAGTGAGGGCACGCGCCCACGTTTGCCGTGGGCCGCAAACATCACGCTGGATCCCGCAGTGCCGCTGCGGTTTCTGGATGTGCTGCACGCCGATCCCACACGCTATGTCACACGGTCGGTGGCCAACCACATGAACGACCTGTCAAAGGTGATGCCGGACACGGTGGTGGACCGGTTGCGCAATTGGCAGGGGCAGGGACGGCAGGACGGGCGAGAGATCGATTGGATGACCCGCCACGCCCTGCGCACGGCGGTCAAACGCGGAGAGCCGGAGGCGCTGGACCTGTTGGGGTATCGTCCGGGCCAGGTCAACGCGCGAATCGAGGCCATGCCCGCGTCGGTCCGGATTGGTGAGGCTTTGGAGTTTGCCGTGGTGCTGGAGGCGGACGCGCCCTTGCCGGTGCTGGTGGATTACCGGCTGCGGTTTTTTCGGCCCAAGGGCCCGGCGGAAAAGGTGTTCAAGCTGAAAACCGGAAAGGTGGTGCCGGGCAAGCCCCTGCGGCTGACTAAGCGCCACATGTTGAGAGGCAACGCGACCACCTACACGCTGCATCCGGGGCGGCATGGGGTGATAATTCAGGTCAATGGACAGGACGTGGCAGAGGCTGCGTTTGAGTTGTTGCCTGCGCAGAGCTAATGCGTCACGCCTGTTCCCAACGGGCCTCTAGCGCTTCCAACGCCTTGATGCGTTCTGCCGTCTTGGGGTGGGACATCAGCCAGGCAGGCACAGCGCCAGAGCGGCTTTGCGTCAACTCTTCCAACTTGCCGAACAGCGTCTTTTGCGGCCCCACGCCGACGCCCGCCTTGACCAGCAGGGCGGCTGCGTAGGCATCCGCCTCATACTCATCCGAGCGCGACAGCCGTGCCGCCAG
Encoded proteins:
- a CDS encoding SDR family oxidoreductase, whose product is MDLGIRGKRALVCASSKGLGRGCAEALAEAGVDLVMNARGSDALEETAQDLRDRYGVSITTVAADIVSEEGRAKVLEQAGDVDILVNNAGGPPPGMWSDWGREDFIKALDANMLTPIALMTALMPLMINKGWGRVVNITSVSVKAPVGVLGLSNSARTGLTGYVAGTSRQVAPKGVIVNNLLPGIHATDRADALDGAVVKAKGITLEDARAERFSTIPAGRYGTREEFGKMCAFLCSQHAGFIVGQNILLDGGASNMTM
- a CDS encoding Hint domain-containing protein yields the protein MSQSDPTRATQSLQVYRADMLRVVNGANLGDAIGFADELVHDDVYRLSPLAVLKPLGVVTGATPPFRVAQGSALGAAGSDLHLDCCVTFMSGDGQTTEALVLVEVDGEGNAAEVYLLPLAPMTPRADYVLVGVDVEAALPRYAQVACVSFTAGTMITLADGAQRAVEELTVGDRILTRDDGPQPIRWLGHQTVRAVGAFAPICIREGVLNNTRDLLVSPDHRLFIYQRRDHLGAGRSELLVRARHLVNGDSVARRKGGFVDYYQMLFDTHQIIYAEGIAAESMLVDTRTRAALPKDLELSDLLPGHRRSNPHALEVEEHLLNRPDAADVLRKSSGG
- a CDS encoding nuclear transport factor 2 family protein → MDLREIADELVAGCREGRELENLDKIYAADAVSVEAMPMQGMDSAETHGIDGIKGKHAWWSSTFEVLDGKVSGPFLHGDNSFAVIFEMKAKHRDSGEVSDMHEVGIYTVGNGKIVREAFYYTM
- a CDS encoding peptide chain release factor 3, whose translation is MLDNRPPLPPEIARRRTFAIISHPDAGKTTLTEKFLLYGGAIQMAGQVRAKGEARRTRSDFMQMEKDRGISVSASAMSFDFGKFRFNLVDTPGHSDFSEDTYRTLTAVDAAVMVIDGAKGVESQTRKLFEVCRLRDLPILTFCNKMDREARDTFDIIDEIQENLAIDVTPASWPIGMGRDFLGCYDLLNDRLELMDRADRNKVAETITLEGLDDPRMADHIPPALLEQLREEVEMARELLPKLDPQSVLEGHMTPIWFGSAINSFGVKELMDGIGTYGPEPQIQKASPRSIAPEETKVTGFVFKVQANMDPKHRDRVAFVRMASGHFTRGMKLTHVRTKKPMAITNPVLFLASDRELAEEAWAGDIIGIPNHGQLRIGDTLTEGEMLKVAGIPSFAPELLQTVRAGDPMKAKHLEKALMQFAEEGAAKVFKPMIGSGFIVGVVGALQFEVLGSRIELEYGLPVRFDVSQFTSARWVHGAKDAVEKFINANKQHISYDHDGDVVYLTRLQWDIDRIERDYPDVTLSSTKEMMV
- a CDS encoding Hint domain-containing protein gives rise to the protein MYCFAAGTMIATDNGEVAVETLRTGDSVRTADGAVTAVKWIGRQTMVPMFAGARCQPVRIRAGALGHGLPHSDLTVTADHGMVFYPSSGETVEEATQDGLVINASALVNGGAIDWLPMAELPDRFTVYHIETAAHDVILANGAAAETFIDYAGRRQFDNYAEYIALYGDDRVVAENPLPRISAARLVPPAIRKRIEGHSGIRRQAI